The region CTCCTCTTTTTTGAAAAGAAGATGACTCTAATGAGTCATCTTCTTATGCACTGCGCTGTTTATTTCGGCGCAGTATCTTTCGTTCAATTGCACCTGTTACCCTCGCTCCCATTACTTTTTCAAGCAGGCTTGAACGATAGGTAATAATAAAGTAAATAAGGCCGCCTACTGCTGCTCCTACAATCGTAATAACAGTGGCAGAGAATCGTCCTGGCGTTGTAAACAGACCAATCACTGCTGCGACAATTTTTACACTGATTCCCATAATCGCAACAAAAATGAGAATGAGCACAGAGCGTTTTATAAACTCACTGTAGTTATATTTTGCGTGTTTTTGGATAAGCGCAAACATATAAACAAGAGATACGATATAGCCTAGTGCTGTCGCTAAAACTGAACCAATCTCGTGGAACATAAGAATAAATGGAACGTTCACGACAATTTTTACAATCAACCCAAATAATAGACTTAAAACAGCATATTTTTGTTTGTTGATTCCTTGTAAAATAGCTCCATTAACCGTAAAGAATGAAAACAATAAAGCTACCGGTGCATAATAAAGCAAGACATTCCCACCCGCATCCGATGCATCTGTTCCAAAGAAAAACGTATATGCTGGGCCAGCTAAAGCCATTAATCCTACAGATGCTGGCAGCACAAGAAACATAATGGTTTGATATGTTTGATCAATTTGCTTTTGAAGTACGTTATAATCTTTATTCACAAATGAACGTGTAATCGTTGGTACAAGAGTCAAACCAAACGCAGTAGCTAATGAAACGGGAATCATCACAAGCTTTGGAACATAAGACTGAACAATTCCGTTCATTGACTCCGCTATTTCTTTTTGTCCAGCCGCTACCATCGCACGATTAAATGTGAATTGATCCACATACTGATAAAGCGGAATAGCTAAGCTGACAAATACATATGGCAATGAATACGTAAGCAGTTCTTTAAAAATAGATACGGTAGAAATACGCGTAGGCGTTACCGTCTGCTCGTTCACCATTTTATCGAGATGAGGCTTTCGTTTTTTCCAGTACCAAATTAATACGGCCAGTCCAGCAAGAGCTCCTACAAAAGCCCCCATCGTAGCAAATCCAACGGCTAATGCAAGACTCCCATGTACAACTTTGATGACGATGTAGGTGGATGCCAATAAAAAGACAACCCGCACAAGCTGTTCAACTACTTGTGAAACAGCTGTCGGTCCCATAGACTGGTGCCCCTGGAAAAATCCTCGCATTAAACTCATCATCGGTACTACAATTAACGCAATACTAACCATTCGCATAACCATTACTACATCTTCTAAGGAGTTATTTAAATCAGAACCTCCCAGTGTAATTCTAGACATAACAGGAGCTAACGAATATAAAAGTAAAAATGCAAGAATTCCTGTGACAAGCATTAATTTCATGCCGGCCCGGTACATTCTTCTACTCGTATAATAATCACCGAGTGCATTATATTTTGACACAAATTTCGATACGGCCATTGGCATACCGGCTGTAGCAATACTTAAATAAATAGCATATTGGTTATATCCGTAACCAAACAGTGCTCCCCCTACGGTTCCAACAAGGATCGCAAATGGAAATAAATAAATCATTCCCAAGATTCGGGATACATAGGTGCCAAGCGTTAGCACAAAGGTCCCTCTTAACAATTTTGAATCAGACATACGTTTGCCTCCGATA is a window of Priestia aryabhattai DNA encoding:
- a CDS encoding putative polysaccharide biosynthesis protein; its protein translation is MSDSKLLRGTFVLTLGTYVSRILGMIYLFPFAILVGTVGGALFGYGYNQYAIYLSIATAGMPMAVSKFVSKYNALGDYYTSRRMYRAGMKLMLVTGILAFLLLYSLAPVMSRITLGGSDLNNSLEDVVMVMRMVSIALIVVPMMSLMRGFFQGHQSMGPTAVSQVVEQLVRVVFLLASTYIVIKVVHGSLALAVGFATMGAFVGALAGLAVLIWYWKKRKPHLDKMVNEQTVTPTRISTVSIFKELLTYSLPYVFVSLAIPLYQYVDQFTFNRAMVAAGQKEIAESMNGIVQSYVPKLVMIPVSLATAFGLTLVPTITRSFVNKDYNVLQKQIDQTYQTIMFLVLPASVGLMALAGPAYTFFFGTDASDAGGNVLLYYAPVALLFSFFTVNGAILQGINKQKYAVLSLLFGLIVKIVVNVPFILMFHEIGSVLATALGYIVSLVYMFALIQKHAKYNYSEFIKRSVLILIFVAIMGISVKIVAAVIGLFTTPGRFSATVITIVGAAVGGLIYFIITYRSSLLEKVMGARVTGAIERKILRRNKQRSA